In the Silene latifolia isolate original U9 population chromosome 1, ASM4854445v1, whole genome shotgun sequence genome, ATGTGGAATCCATTTtaaaaataatgctcaaaaataaaatatttattgttttgggtcggttttgaaactatttgtcaaaatggtgtccacgtaggctcgggtttTTAAAACCCGGAACACGGGATAGACACGCCATTAACAATGGCGTGTTTACTGTCAAactaataatttaaaaaaaaaaaaaattggagacCCGCCATTAGGTATGGCGTGTATGTCAACCAAATAAATTCCTGCCTTTTTCCTTCAAATTTAACAGTTTCGTGCTCAATTTCGTCCTTTATTAAATAGCCATCATCATCCACCGTGAGCACTACCACAAGCATCACCTCGCCGGCACAACCTCACCACGACTCCTATTTTATCAGCCTCCTTCCTATTTGATTTACGCATCACCGAACCATACATCATACTTTCCGATTACGAATCACTACCAACGCTCCTACGCGGATCTAGTTGATGAATTGTTGAGGAGCGGTGGTGACGATGTGGAAAACATAGCCGGCTAATGGAGGTTGCGTCAATATGTGGGGTGCAATTGACCATGGTTATGGTGAAGGTGGTGGGTGGTGCTTAGGCTCAAAAATGGTGATAACTTAATTGTTGACGCGATTTCTTTGGAATGCTTATGGTGGTTTACATGATTGAGAGATGACGGAGATTATATAATGGGATTAGAGGAGTGATGCTGATTGATTGTTGTGGGTAGACACAAAAAAGGTAGAAGGGCTATTGAGAAATTAGCAGGTGAAGATTGTATAGCAGTATACATGTTTTATGAAAACCAAAGACACGCCAGTGCCAATGGCGTGTCCAActtcaataatttttttttccgaaaagtTATACTCCATTAAACACGCCATTGTTAATGGCGTGTTTGTTCCgtgttttaggttttgaaaacccgagcctacgtggacaccatttcgacAAATAGTTTCAAAACCGATCCAAAacgaaaaatattttatttttgagcattattttaaaaatgGATTCACTTATGTGCTAACCTTACATGGTATTGTAATTGTttgagcttaatgtttaagtgaaaAAACTTTaacggaaaataaaataaattaaaatctaAGTTATAATAAACTTTAATAAGGTCAGcaaaatacacatatgctcaaaagTAATAAGCTTAGAAAAAAtccgattttttttttctctatcAGTTGACCCAAAACCTAACTGAACCGAGAGCATTACTCCCGTTTGATACACAAGTTGGTCGGAATCGTTAATTGGAAATAAGCAGCAGCGACTACAGTGGAGAAGAGTAATGGAaggaagaagaataagaagaCAATCGAGAACAAGAGCGCAAACTCTATTACCACTGCGTTCAACTCGCCTCTCTAATACCCTTTCTTGCTGGTCAATTCTTCTTCCTTTTATTCTTTCTCAGTTAACCATTCAATTTATGATAATAATATCATTGAATTATTATGCAGGTATTGTGATCTTAAGATGACTTGTCTTAATAAACCACTTTACCATTTTGGTCAAAAACATGCCAGGTTCTTCTTGCACCTATCCTTTTACCATCCCACATGGATGATAGTTGactcgtcacaagcttgtgacgataTTGTCTAtcaaaaatgagaatttgtgctataTTATACCCCGTAATGTTTTTGTACAGGTTTTTGAAAGTTTGGTTTACTGTGGGGACTGGTTTTAGCTTAAGCATGCTGCTTGGAGTCACCATGGTTAAGAACATGCTAATTTATACATCTCTGTTCCTTTTCATTTTATAGCTGATACATGTATGTtcatttattttgtttttgtgcACTTTTACACCGGGGCAGGTACTTATTTGGCAGGCTGTTACCACTTCATGGCTAACCCGAGAAAGCAATAAGCTTACCCATCTGTTTGACTCCTTGCTGTTTGGTGTCAATCCATGGGTGAGCCTTTTTGTTTCTGTTCTTTTCATGCCATTGCTTTCACAGCTTTTGATTTTTGAGGATTATATTTAGAACTTAAAACGAATATTTATGTGTAGGCAATGAGGTTTAAAATGTCACTTGCTGATCTTGGATACATGGTCGGCGCTACTATAATATCTGTTACTGTACATGAATTTGGCCATGCTTCTGCTGCTGCAAGGTCAGATCTTCATTCCTAATGGATGTATGATTCATTTTTCATCCACTTTAGTCAATTACCCCATTTGCCTTGTTGTATGAAAAAGCATTTGAATGACGGGCCTTATTGGCTAAGGTTCTAATCGGCAGTATCGGAATGATGAGCTCAGTACTTAAAATTAGTTTTCATTTCAAGAGCGGCTTCCTCATTTTTTCTGTTGTAGGAATCTCTTCAACGGGAATCAGTGAAGGCATAGAATTGGAATACATTGCAATATTTCTTGCTATATTGTTTCCAGGAGCACTGGTTGCGTTCAATTATGAGTTACTGCATTCTAAGCCACGCTCTACTGCCCTTCGCATATATTGTGCTGGTATTTGGCATAATGCCGTGGTGAGTTCTCCCCCTTCTTGCAGATCTTGGCTATGTAATACTCAAAGAAaatttaacattttaatatgTTTGGTGGAAAGATGAAAGGTTTATTATGATTCCAGCTTTGTATGCTTAGAACTAACTGTCTGAACTTCTTTTTAAAGTGTTGTGCAATGTGTGGACTGGCGTTGTTGCTTTTGCCCCTACTTCTTTCTCCTCTTTTCATACATGCAGATGGCCCTATGGTAATTGCAAAACGTTAACATATTCACAAACCAAATATACGTGTGTAATCAATCCGTTTCAAAACTGAAGTTTATTTATTAGAATTTTTTGTATATTGCGGGTACAGGTAGTGGACGTGTCTGCTAGTTCACCTTTGTCTGGCTACCTGTCTCCTGGTGATAACATTGTGTCATTGGAGGGAGTGAAAATGTTTAGTGCTGTAGATTGGATGGAAATGGCTAGTT is a window encoding:
- the LOC141608532 gene encoding membrane-bound transcription factor site-2 protease homolog isoform X1, giving the protein MEGRRIRRQSRTRAQTLLPLRSTRLSNTLSCWYCDLKMTCLNKPLYHFGQKHARFLKVWFTVGTGFSLSMLLGVTMVLIWQAVTTSWLTRESNKLTHLFDSLLFGVNPWAMRFKMSLADLGYMVGATIISVTVHEFGHASAAASEGIELEYIAIFLAILFPGALVAFNYELLHSKPRSTALRIYCAGIWHNAVCCAMCGLALLLLPLLLSPLFIHADGPMVVDVSASSPLSGYLSPGDNIVSLEGVKMFSAVDWMEMASSLEKRSLASSEFEVLKGYPVVNKSYCAPNVLVQNSERLFSVSNHSACPDEHVAFVSTPCFDLRSHSAGTGYCLGSTDAVSLKSCGSLGMSETTCVCSENEMCLSPVQEPGVVWAEITYRSPRNHQCNSSTSDGSDSRENCHKSFLYVGDAFSMTRSLKLTSYQPRFTFPFATYLPDMFENILVWTFKVSLALALLNSLPVYCLDGESILEVSSLYVTVFSPRKRRLFLQVSLFGGSVLACLVFLRTLLIQL